The proteins below are encoded in one region of Neisseria macacae ATCC 33926:
- a CDS encoding ABC transporter permease: protein MIKTDKIRKPQSAVFYIIDYLWSGFAGLSVAMVVVALWAWGSAVFGEFMLPAPVEVFQKSFDLLKHFQENEIGISLWRSVVGISVALVAGLAAGLVAGSFKTAMALFKPVITILLAMPPIIWVVMALFWFGFGNPSVLFTIIVLVAPLTFASAAVGMASVNKQHEELFDAYKLGRLKKIRYLYIPHLTGYVISSIGVAVAMGVKVVIMAELLGASEGVGARIADARAMLETSTVMAYVVLVIVFVSLFEYLITKPLEILFMPWRR from the coding sequence ATGATTAAAACCGACAAAATCCGCAAACCGCAGTCTGCGGTGTTTTACATCATCGACTACCTTTGGAGCGGCTTTGCCGGTTTGAGCGTGGCGATGGTGGTGGTGGCGTTGTGGGCGTGGGGTAGTGCCGTGTTCGGCGAGTTTATGCTGCCTGCGCCGGTGGAAGTGTTTCAAAAGTCGTTTGATTTATTGAAACATTTTCAGGAAAACGAAATCGGGATTTCGCTGTGGCGGTCGGTGGTGGGCATTTCGGTTGCGCTGGTAGCGGGATTGGCGGCGGGGCTGGTGGCGGGCAGTTTTAAGACGGCGATGGCGTTGTTCAAGCCTGTGATTACGATTTTGTTGGCGATGCCGCCGATTATTTGGGTGGTGATGGCTCTGTTTTGGTTCGGTTTCGGCAATCCGAGCGTGTTATTTACCATCATTGTGTTGGTTGCGCCGCTGACGTTTGCGAGTGCGGCGGTCGGGATGGCGAGCGTGAACAAGCAGCATGAGGAATTGTTTGATGCTTATAAATTAGGCCGTCTGAAAAAAATCCGTTATCTGTATATCCCGCATCTGACGGGCTATGTGATTTCCAGCATCGGCGTGGCGGTGGCGATGGGGGTGAAAGTGGTGATTATGGCGGAACTCTTGGGCGCGAGCGAAGGCGTGGGAGCGCGGATTGCGGACGCGAGGGCGATGCTGGAAACTTCGACGGTGATGGCTTATGTGGTGTTAGTTATCGTGTTTGTGTCGCTGTTTGAATACCTGATTACCAAGCCTTTGGAAATTTTGTTTATGCCGTGGAGAAGATGA
- a CDS encoding lysozyme inhibitor LprI family protein — MIALNNRALFITICLAPTFTLGDLPETVIDKDALNKPCHVNSIIQEDILVCFSKSYLLAQKELNNNYSIAQKQKNVNIRNYLIHQQRQWNKNKFDKCLILPEKEVGREGIFEYLQCATDAILKRNSYLKEIYVCGNEPCQFEEPYFFQTIGHDKD, encoded by the coding sequence GTGATCGCTTTAAATAATAGAGCTTTATTTATTACAATTTGCCTCGCCCCAACTTTTACACTTGGAGATTTACCTGAAACAGTTATTGATAAAGATGCATTAAACAAACCATGCCATGTAAACAGTATAATACAAGAGGATATTCTTGTATGTTTTTCTAAGTCATATTTATTGGCACAGAAAGAATTAAATAATAATTATTCAATTGCTCAAAAGCAGAAAAATGTAAATATAAGAAATTATTTAATTCATCAACAAAGGCAATGGAATAAAAACAAATTTGATAAATGCTTGATATTGCCAGAGAAAGAGGTTGGGAGAGAGGGGATATTTGAATATTTGCAATGTGCTACAGATGCCATTTTAAAGCGAAATAGCTATTTAAAAGAAATTTATGTATGTGGCAACGAACCTTGCCAATTTGAAGAACCATATTTCTTTCAAACTATTGGGCATGATAAGGATTAA
- the coaD gene encoding pantetheine-phosphate adenylyltransferase: protein MKTIPPRRAVYAGSFDPPTLGHLWMIKEAQALFDELVVAIGINPEKRNTYTIDERRAMLEAITGDFPNVRICVFENRFLVRYAREIGAGFIVRGIRSAADYEYERSMRYINSDLAPEISTVFLMPPREIAEVSSTMVKGLVGPDGWRDMIRRYLPEAVYDKIVRDHDKTANDGASQ from the coding sequence ATGAAAACGATTCCCCCGCGCCGCGCTGTTTACGCAGGCAGTTTCGACCCGCCGACACTCGGTCATCTTTGGATGATAAAAGAAGCGCAGGCGCTTTTTGACGAACTCGTCGTCGCCATCGGCATCAATCCTGAAAAACGCAACACCTACACCATAGACGAACGCCGCGCCATGCTCGAAGCGATTACGGGCGACTTTCCCAATGTCCGCATCTGCGTATTTGAAAACCGCTTCCTTGTCCGCTACGCGCGCGAAATCGGCGCGGGATTTATCGTTCGCGGCATCCGTTCTGCCGCCGACTACGAATACGAACGCTCCATGCGCTATATCAACAGCGACCTTGCGCCCGAAATTTCGACGGTCTTTCTGATGCCGCCGCGCGAAATCGCCGAAGTATCTTCCACCATGGTCAAAGGCTTGGTCGGCCCCGACGGCTGGCGCGACATGATACGCCGCTACCTGCCCGAAGCCGTGTACGACAAAATCGTGCGGGATCACGATAAAACGGCGAATGACGGCGCATCGCAATAA
- a CDS encoding murein transglycosylase A — MKKHLYRITLLTIAAAVLSACPSKRIKNLPEVDTTTVKGPDRPTGTPDPAGTTVSGGGATYTVVSHQELPHWSTQHFVKSLQSFRLGCEKLKNRTGWQDVCAQAMQTPLHHFQAKHFFERYFTPWQVNNNGNPAGTITGYYEPVLLGDDKATSKARFPIYGIPNDFVSVPLSANLRGSKATVRIRQTGANSGVIDNSGTHTADLSQFPITARSTALKGRFEGSRFVPYYTRNQINGGALNGKAPILGYAEDPVELFFMHIQGSGRLKTPSGKYIRVGFADKNEHPYVSIGRYMADKGYLPLAQTSMQGIKAYMKQNPGRLAEVLGQNPSYVFFRELTGSSEAGPVGALGTPLLGEYAGAIDRHYITLGAPLFVATAHPTTKKALNRLIMAQDTGSAIKGAVRVDYFWGYGDEAGEVAGKMKTTGYVWQLLPNGMKPSYQP, encoded by the coding sequence ATGAAAAAACACCTATACCGCATCACACTCCTCACCATCGCCGCAGCCGTCCTCTCCGCCTGCCCGAGCAAACGCATCAAAAACCTTCCCGAAGTCGACACCACCACCGTCAAAGGCCCGGACCGCCCCACCGGCACGCCCGACCCCGCCGGTACCACCGTCAGCGGCGGCGGCGCGACCTACACCGTCGTGTCCCACCAAGAACTGCCGCACTGGAGCACCCAACACTTCGTCAAAAGCCTCCAATCCTTCCGCTTAGGCTGCGAGAAACTGAAAAACCGCACAGGCTGGCAAGATGTCTGCGCCCAAGCCATGCAGACGCCCCTCCACCATTTCCAAGCCAAACATTTCTTCGAACGCTATTTCACCCCTTGGCAGGTCAACAACAACGGCAACCCCGCCGGCACCATCACCGGCTACTACGAGCCCGTCCTGCTCGGCGATGACAAAGCCACAAGCAAAGCCCGCTTCCCCATCTACGGCATCCCCAACGACTTCGTTTCCGTCCCCCTGTCCGCCAATTTGAGGGGCAGCAAAGCCACCGTCCGCATCCGCCAAACCGGTGCCAACAGCGGCGTTATCGACAACAGCGGCACACATACCGCCGACCTGTCCCAATTCCCCATTACCGCCCGCAGCACCGCCCTCAAAGGCAGATTTGAAGGCAGCCGCTTCGTTCCTTATTACACCCGCAACCAAATCAACGGCGGCGCGCTCAACGGCAAAGCCCCCATCCTCGGTTACGCAGAAGACCCCGTCGAACTCTTCTTCATGCACATCCAAGGTTCGGGTCGTCTGAAAACCCCGTCCGGCAAATACATCCGCGTCGGATTTGCCGACAAAAACGAACACCCCTACGTCTCCATCGGACGCTACATGGCAGACAAAGGCTACCTCCCCCTCGCACAAACCAGCATGCAGGGCATCAAAGCCTACATGAAGCAAAACCCCGGCCGCCTCGCCGAAGTCTTGGGACAAAACCCCAGCTACGTCTTCTTCCGCGAACTGACCGGCAGCAGCGAAGCCGGCCCGGTCGGCGCATTGGGCACCCCGCTCTTGGGTGAATACGCAGGCGCCATCGACCGCCACTACATCACCTTAGGCGCGCCGCTGTTTGTCGCCACCGCCCATCCGACCACCAAAAAAGCCCTCAACCGCCTCATCATGGCGCAAGATACAGGCAGCGCCATCAAAGGCGCCGTCCGTGTGGACTACTTCTGGGGCTACGGCGACGAAGCAGGCGAAGTTGCCGGCAAAATGAAAACCACAGGCTACGTCTGGCAACTCCTGCCCAACGGCATGAAACCCAGTTATCAGCCTTAA
- the gluQRS gene encoding tRNA glutamyl-Q(34) synthetase GluQRS, protein MYIGRFAPSPTGLLHIGSLLTALASYADARANGGKWLVRMEDLDPPREMAGADAHILHTLEAFGFEWDGEVAYQSRRNGLYQEALGRLKSEGLVYPCYCSRKDWQAAATAGADGFVYNGRCRVPAQRPEANGKTPAWRIAVPDRIIGFQDEIVGYYAQNLAHDIGDFVLLRADGFWAYQLAVVADDAEQGITHIVRGQDLLVSTPRQIYLQQCLGANTPHYAHLPLLVNSLGQKWSKQTLAPALDLNRREALLRQVMRYLNLPDAPEVDRPEELLAWAVLHWEIRTIPCNDIVTE, encoded by the coding sequence ATGTATATAGGACGCTTCGCCCCCAGCCCTACGGGTTTGCTGCACATAGGCTCGCTGCTGACCGCTTTGGCTTCTTATGCCGATGCGCGCGCCAACGGCGGCAAGTGGCTGGTGCGTATGGAAGACTTGGACCCGCCCAGGGAAATGGCGGGCGCTGACGCGCATATTTTGCACACATTGGAAGCGTTCGGCTTTGAATGGGACGGCGAAGTCGCCTACCAAAGCCGACGGAACGGGTTGTATCAAGAGGCATTGGGTCGTCTGAAAAGTGAGGGGCTGGTATATCCTTGTTATTGCAGCCGTAAAGACTGGCAGGCGGCGGCAACGGCGGGGGCAGACGGATTTGTGTACAACGGGCGTTGCCGTGTTCCGGCGCAAAGGCCTGAAGCGAATGGGAAAACGCCTGCTTGGCGGATTGCCGTTCCCGACAGGATAATCGGTTTTCAGGATGAAATTGTCGGCTATTACGCCCAAAATCTGGCACACGATATCGGCGATTTCGTCCTTCTGCGTGCGGACGGTTTTTGGGCGTATCAACTTGCCGTGGTCGCGGACGATGCCGAACAAGGAATCACACATATCGTGCGCGGACAGGATTTGCTGGTGTCCACGCCGCGTCAGATTTATTTGCAGCAATGTCTCGGCGCAAACACGCCGCATTATGCGCACCTGCCTTTGCTGGTGAATTCGCTGGGGCAGAAATGGTCCAAACAAACGCTTGCTCCCGCCTTGGATTTGAACCGGCGCGAAGCGCTTTTGCGGCAAGTGATGCGTTATCTCAATCTTCCCGACGCGCCCGAGGTTGACCGACCCGAAGAATTGTTGGCGTGGGCGGTTTTACATTGGGAGATACGGACGATACCGTGTAATGACATAGTCACGGAGTAA
- a CDS encoding ATP-binding cassette domain-containing protein yields MLCLENVRFEILRDPIVRDFSLNLQHGEVKALFGPSGCGKTTVLRLIAGLETPKSGMIRNTFRKTGFLFQENRLPENLTAMQNIAIFMDKPDEGEIIALAAKVGLTAGDLNKYPTELSGGMAKRVAFLRLLLCGCDLALLDEPFVGLDRDLRDILVAMLVEKIERQGMACMLVTHDRFEAARLSHEIMLLSTKGMNVQNVMTLPTPLSERDSAFEEAVVAREFQGIHYYE; encoded by the coding sequence ATGCTCTGTCTTGAAAACGTGCGTTTTGAAATTCTCCGCGACCCCATCGTGCGCGATTTCAGTTTGAACCTGCAACATGGCGAAGTGAAAGCCTTGTTCGGGCCGAGCGGCTGCGGCAAGACGACGGTTTTGCGGCTGATTGCAGGCTTGGAAACGCCGAAATCGGGCATGATACGCAATACTTTCCGCAAAACGGGTTTTCTGTTTCAGGAAAACCGCCTACCGGAAAACCTGACCGCGATGCAGAATATCGCGATTTTTATGGACAAACCCGATGAAGGCGAAATCATCGCGCTGGCGGCGAAAGTCGGGCTGACGGCGGGCGATTTGAACAAATATCCGACCGAATTGTCCGGCGGTATGGCGAAACGGGTGGCGTTTTTGCGCCTGCTGCTGTGCGGCTGCGATCTTGCCTTGCTGGACGAGCCGTTTGTCGGTTTGGACCGCGATTTGCGCGATATTTTGGTCGCCATGCTGGTGGAAAAAATCGAGCGGCAGGGCATGGCGTGTATGCTGGTAACGCACGACCGCTTCGAAGCCGCGCGCCTGAGCCATGAAATCATGCTGCTTTCCACTAAGGGCATGAACGTACAAAACGTGATGACCCTGCCCACGCCGCTATCTGAACGCGATTCGGCTTTTGAAGAAGCTGTGGTGGCAAGGGAGTTTCAGGGGATTCATTATTATGAGTGA
- a CDS encoding RHS repeat-associated core domain-containing protein, with translation MHYNFFRYYDPEIGRFTQQDPIGLAGGESLYIYAQNTKSWIDPLGLDKYDCIANEQAGGGRHGYYPPGTTQHKKCEYRCDNLTTKKTIFVISHSDEASEGSVGSDSRSCKGTQYSPVPVTNLKGNGSTTIMHPIGYEHFNIYTYGFWGLYDSMGSTSDIYNQLKKHDGVK, from the coding sequence CTGCATTACAACTTCTTCCGCTACTATGATCCGGAGATTGGGCGGTTTACGCAGCAGGACCCGATTGGGTTAGCAGGCGGGGAGAGCCTGTATATTTATGCGCAAAATACAAAAAGTTGGATTGACCCTTTGGGCTTGGATAAATACGATTGCATAGCTAATGAACAAGCTGGCGGAGGCAGACATGGATATTATCCACCAGGGACTACACAACACAAAAAGTGTGAATATAGATGCGACAACCTAACTACAAAGAAAACAATTTTTGTAATTTCACACTCTGATGAAGCAAGTGAGGGTAGTGTAGGATCAGACTCACGTTCTTGCAAGGGTACTCAGTATTCCCCTGTGCCAGTCACGAATCTTAAAGGTAACGGTTCTACGACTATTATGCATCCTATTGGCTATGAACATTTTAATATTTATACATATGGATTTTGGGGACTTTACGATAGCATGGGAAGCACTAGTGATATTTACAATCAGTTAAAGAAACATGATGGAGTCAAATAA
- a CDS encoding primosomal protein N', with product MIYHRIAVNVPLSDGLLTYSYSEPLPQGTRVLVPFRNKTVVGIVWETDIAPDMDAARILSVQTTFSDEPPLPESWRDLLSFTSRYYHYPTGQAVFAALPQGLKETRAVEMPQPPLFYALNEVGRAQTPPPARFNKKAALWDALLSGGMTMAALKQVNVQAAKLIEDWAEQGWIETTEAAKPVLRPSEFVLNTDQQKASDEIQTTFGSFQPFLLYGITGSGKTEVYFDAMAKVLVQGRQVLFLLPEINLTPQLLKRVENRFADVPTAVLHSQMAAGRRTQDYLRAMLGQAKLVIGTRLAVFTPMDNVGLIVVDEEHDGSFKQDNELRYHARDLAVWRAKQSGCPVVLGSATPSLESWHKAQSGAYRLLQLTERAHTAAQLPQVEILNVGRLKLDNGFSPQALQLLKQNFEAGGMSLVYLNRRGFAPALFCGDCGHTFGCPNCSAKMVLHQRARQLRCHHCDHREPIPFKCPDCGNQDLTAVGHGTQRVEETLRAFLPKAAVVRVDRDSTAHKNDWADLYRRIADNEIDILVGTQMLAKGHDFARLNLVIVLNADGSLYSADFRAPERLFAELMQVSGRAGRADKPGKVLIQTQLPEHPVFAAVKAQDYAVFAENELNERQMFAMPPFGFQTAVRADAPRVADAMEFLNAAKETLAPLLPESVSQFGAAPMLMVRLAERERAQIFLESTSRQDLHRSVSLWVQVLQQNRDGKIRWSVDVDAQEA from the coding sequence ATGATCTACCACCGCATCGCCGTAAACGTGCCGCTTTCAGACGGCCTTTTGACTTATTCCTATTCCGAGCCGCTGCCGCAGGGAACGCGGGTGCTTGTGCCTTTCCGCAACAAAACCGTGGTCGGGATTGTGTGGGAAACGGATATTGCGCCGGATATGGATGCGGCGCGGATTTTGAGCGTTCAGACGACCTTTTCGGACGAGCCGCCGCTGCCCGAAAGCTGGCGTGATTTGCTCTCGTTTACGTCGCGTTATTACCACTATCCGACGGGGCAGGCTGTGTTTGCCGCGCTGCCGCAGGGTTTGAAGGAAACGCGCGCGGTGGAAATGCCGCAGCCGCCGTTGTTTTACGCGCTGAACGAAGTGGGCAGGGCGCAAACGCCGCCGCCGGCTCGGTTCAATAAAAAAGCGGCTTTGTGGGACGCGCTGCTGTCGGGCGGGATGACGATGGCGGCGTTGAAGCAGGTGAATGTACAGGCAGCGAAATTAATCGAAGATTGGGCGGAGCAGGGTTGGATTGAAACGACGGAAGCGGCGAAACCCGTTTTAAGGCCGTCTGAATTTGTGTTGAATACCGACCAACAGAAGGCTTCCGATGAAATTCAGACGACCTTCGGCAGCTTTCAACCGTTTCTACTGTACGGCATCACCGGCAGCGGCAAGACCGAGGTGTATTTCGATGCGATGGCGAAAGTGTTGGTACAGGGGCGGCAGGTGTTGTTTCTGTTGCCGGAAATCAACCTCACGCCGCAGCTTTTGAAGCGGGTGGAAAACCGGTTTGCTGACGTGCCGACTGCCGTGTTGCACAGCCAGATGGCGGCAGGCAGGCGCACGCAGGATTATCTGCGCGCAATGTTGGGGCAGGCGAAGTTGGTCATCGGCACGCGGCTGGCGGTGTTCACGCCGATGGATAATGTCGGGCTGATTGTGGTCGATGAGGAACATGACGGCTCGTTCAAACAGGACAACGAATTGCGCTACCATGCCCGCGATTTGGCGGTGTGGCGTGCGAAGCAGAGCGGCTGCCCTGTCGTGTTGGGCAGCGCCACGCCCAGCTTGGAGAGTTGGCACAAGGCGCAAAGCGGCGCGTACCGCCTGCTGCAACTGACCGAACGCGCCCATACCGCCGCGCAACTGCCGCAAGTGGAGATCCTCAACGTAGGCCGTCTGAAACTCGACAACGGCTTCTCGCCGCAAGCCTTGCAGCTTTTGAAACAGAATTTTGAAGCGGGCGGCATGTCGCTGGTGTACCTCAACCGTCGCGGTTTCGCGCCCGCGCTGTTTTGCGGCGACTGCGGCCATACCTTCGGCTGCCCGAACTGCTCCGCCAAAATGGTGCTGCACCAACGCGCCCGCCAACTGCGCTGCCACCACTGCGACCACCGCGAACCCATCCCGTTCAAATGCCCCGACTGCGGCAACCAAGACCTGACCGCCGTCGGGCACGGCACGCAGCGCGTCGAAGAAACCCTGCGCGCCTTCCTGCCCAAGGCCGCCGTCGTCCGCGTCGATAGGGACAGCACCGCGCACAAAAACGACTGGGCGGATTTGTACCGCCGCATCGCCGACAACGAAATCGACATTCTGGTCGGCACGCAGATGCTTGCCAAAGGCCATGATTTCGCGCGGCTCAACCTTGTTATCGTGTTGAACGCCGACGGCAGCCTGTACAGCGCGGATTTCCGCGCGCCGGAAAGGCTGTTCGCCGAGCTGATGCAAGTGTCCGGCAGGGCGGGGCGCGCCGACAAACCCGGCAAGGTGTTGATACAGACCCAACTGCCTGAACATCCCGTCTTCGCCGCCGTCAAAGCGCAGGACTACGCCGTGTTTGCCGAAAACGAATTGAACGAGCGGCAAATGTTCGCCATGCCGCCCTTCGGTTTCCAGACCGCCGTCCGCGCCGACGCACCGCGCGTTGCCGATGCGATGGAGTTTCTCAACGCTGCCAAAGAAACCCTCGCCCCGCTGTTGCCCGAAAGCGTCTCCCAGTTCGGCGCCGCCCCCATGCTGATGGTACGCCTCGCCGAACGCGAACGCGCGCAAATCTTCCTTGAATCAACATCCCGACAGGATTTGCACCGCTCCGTGAGTTTGTGGGTGCAGGTGTTGCAGCAAAACCGCGACGGCAAAATCAGATGGTCGGTGGATGTGGACGCGCAGGAAGCGTAA
- a CDS encoding LytR/AlgR family response regulator transcription factor, translating to MLSAIIVEDEVLAAERLRVLLEECNVVLLNVFHHAQPALDWLSIHEADIVFADIGLPEINGLEFVERIKRGAKRQPEIIFTTAYEEHALRAFELAAADYLLKPIRMTRLQAALDRVGEKYREKADDFTHFTVFSRDLMIEIPWQQARYLLAEHKTVFLITGDGQRYELPKTLVSWEELLGDKVIRIHRNAIVFRHTLDCLIRLDEEEDESNAIWGAKVLDVPKPLPVSRRQLATLRKILKKQI from the coding sequence ATGTTAAGTGCCATTATTGTTGAAGACGAAGTGCTGGCAGCAGAGCGTTTACGGGTCTTACTTGAAGAATGCAATGTCGTCTTGCTTAATGTATTCCACCATGCCCAGCCGGCATTGGATTGGTTGAGCATACATGAAGCAGATATCGTATTCGCCGATATCGGCCTGCCTGAAATCAACGGTTTGGAGTTTGTCGAGCGCATCAAGCGCGGTGCCAAACGCCAGCCCGAAATTATTTTCACCACCGCCTATGAAGAACACGCCCTGCGTGCCTTCGAATTGGCTGCCGCCGACTACCTGCTCAAGCCCATCAGAATGACCCGTCTGCAAGCTGCGCTTGACCGTGTTGGCGAAAAATACCGCGAAAAAGCCGACGATTTCACCCATTTCACCGTCTTTAGCCGTGATCTGATGATTGAAATCCCATGGCAGCAGGCGCGTTATTTATTGGCGGAACACAAAACCGTATTCCTGATTACCGGCGACGGGCAGCGATACGAATTGCCCAAAACGCTGGTTTCTTGGGAAGAGCTGCTCGGGGACAAAGTAATCCGCATCCACCGCAACGCCATCGTGTTCCGACACACCTTAGACTGCCTTATCCGCTTGGATGAAGAGGAAGACGAGAGCAATGCCATTTGGGGCGCGAAGGTTTTGGACGTACCCAAACCGCTTCCCGTCAGCCGCCGCCAATTGGCGACCCTGCGCAAAATTCTGAAAAAACAAATCTGA
- a CDS encoding DsbC family protein, whose protein sequence is MKTKLIKILAPIALISLTACGQTPVSQANAAPSSAAKPAAPVQGKVGEALKARLEKIYESQGLKVISVSETPIQGIYEVVVSGKQIIYTDAKGDYMFVGDLIDVNTRKSLTDERAADLNKIDFASLPLDKAIKEVRGNGKLKVAVFSDPDCPYCKRLEHEFEKMTDITIYNFMMPIPSLHPDAARKAEILWCQPNPTQAWTDWMRKGQFPSGKANCDNPVAETTSLGEQFGFNGTPTLVFPNGRSQSGYSPMPHLKKIIEDNQK, encoded by the coding sequence ATGAAAACCAAATTAATCAAAATCTTAGCCCCCATCGCTCTGATCTCACTGACCGCGTGCGGGCAAACGCCCGTTTCACAGGCAAATGCAGCGCCCTCTTCAGCCGCCAAGCCCGCCGCCCCCGTACAAGGCAAAGTCGGCGAAGCCTTGAAAGCCCGCCTCGAAAAAATTTACGAATCCCAAGGCCTGAAAGTCATCAGCGTCAGCGAAACCCCTATTCAAGGCATTTATGAAGTCGTCGTCAGCGGCAAACAAATCATTTACACCGATGCCAAAGGCGACTATATGTTCGTCGGCGACCTCATCGACGTCAACACGCGCAAAAGCCTGACCGACGAACGCGCCGCCGATTTGAACAAAATCGACTTCGCCTCCCTGCCTTTGGACAAAGCGATTAAAGAAGTACGCGGCAACGGCAAGCTGAAAGTCGCCGTCTTCTCCGACCCCGACTGCCCATACTGCAAACGCTTGGAACACGAGTTTGAAAAAATGACCGACATCACGATCTACAACTTCATGATGCCGATTCCGAGCCTGCACCCCGATGCCGCGCGCAAAGCCGAAATCCTGTGGTGCCAGCCCAACCCGACCCAAGCCTGGACCGACTGGATGCGCAAAGGCCAATTCCCGAGCGGCAAAGCCAATTGCGACAATCCCGTTGCCGAAACCACTTCTTTGGGCGAACAATTCGGCTTCAACGGCACACCTACCCTCGTCTTCCCGAACGGCCGCAGCCAAAGCGGATACAGCCCCATGCCGCACCTCAAAAAAATCATCGAAGACAATCAGAAATAA
- a CDS encoding ABC transporter substrate-binding protein, whose translation MELKRRDFLKMTAALAAAGVSPSLLAAGKEQFTVYGAPAMPSVTIAVAALQGKLAKQADVSLKVWRSPDQLRAGVASGQFKVMMSPSNVGVNLRNQGQKVGMVNILTNGITQLVCKGSAIASPQDLAGKKILVPFKNDMPDIVLQALLKKLKIDAHKVGITYTATPPEAVGLFLSKDYHAAILPEPMASAGMLKGKTMGVNVVRGFDLVKAWGQAFDTKPLIPMAGIIANEEYFHAHKAQFDIFHQDLKNALNWILANRQSAAKIGKNYLPAPEPALVMGLDGARLTVTKGSEVKNEILKFYEILMQFNPKLLGGKLPDNGFFLA comes from the coding sequence ATGGAACTGAAAAGACGTGATTTCTTAAAAATGACCGCCGCGCTGGCAGCGGCAGGGGTTTCGCCTTCGCTGCTGGCAGCCGGTAAAGAGCAATTTACCGTGTACGGCGCGCCGGCGATGCCCAGCGTAACCATTGCCGTAGCGGCGTTGCAGGGTAAGCTGGCGAAGCAGGCGGATGTGTCGCTGAAGGTTTGGCGCTCGCCCGACCAGCTTCGTGCGGGCGTGGCGAGCGGGCAATTTAAAGTGATGATGAGTCCGAGCAATGTCGGCGTAAACCTGCGCAACCAAGGGCAGAAAGTCGGCATGGTCAATATTTTGACCAACGGCATCACGCAGTTGGTCTGCAAAGGCAGCGCGATTGCCTCGCCGCAGGATTTGGCCGGCAAAAAAATCCTCGTGCCGTTTAAAAACGACATGCCCGACATCGTGCTGCAAGCCTTGTTGAAAAAACTGAAAATCGACGCGCATAAAGTCGGCATCACTTATACCGCCACGCCGCCCGAAGCGGTGGGGCTGTTTTTGAGCAAGGACTACCACGCCGCCATCTTGCCGGAACCGATGGCGAGCGCGGGTATGCTCAAAGGCAAAACCATGGGTGTAAACGTCGTGCGCGGCTTTGATTTGGTGAAGGCATGGGGGCAGGCGTTTGACACCAAACCACTGATTCCGATGGCGGGCATCATTGCCAACGAAGAATATTTCCACGCGCACAAGGCGCAGTTCGACATCTTCCATCAGGATTTGAAAAACGCGCTCAACTGGATACTGGCCAACCGTCAAAGCGCGGCGAAAATCGGCAAAAACTATCTCCCCGCCCCCGAACCCGCCCTAGTCATGGGCTTAGACGGTGCGCGGCTGACGGTAACCAAAGGCAGCGAAGTCAAGAACGAGATTTTGAAGTTTTACGAAATCCTGATGCAGTTCAACCCGAAACTCTTGGGCGGCAAGCTGCCGGATAACGGATTCTTCTTGGCTTAA